A genomic window from Carassius auratus strain Wakin chromosome 45, ASM336829v1, whole genome shotgun sequence includes:
- the LOC113062804 gene encoding proteoglycan 4-like yields MATYLSLVLLFAYASTSSSDQNASTMLPADENPKEGPSSVAPTEGLTSTALTEGPASTVAKEGPTTTAPTEGPASTVPTQGPSGIVSTEVRTSTAPTEVPASTAPTEGPASTKGPASTVPTEGPTSKGPTKGTSETMPTEGPTSIAPTEGLASTALTGGPTSTVPTEGPTSTAPTEGLSGKVPTEGHTSTASTEGPASTAPTEDPASTEGPTSTVPTEGSTSIAPTEGPVSTMPTEDPASTEGPASTLPTEGPSSIDPMEGPASTVLTGGPTSTAPTEGPASTVLTEGPSSIAPTEGPASTVLTEGPTSTEGPTSIAPTEDPASTVPTEGPSSIAPTEGPASTVLTEGPTSTEGPTSIAPTEDPASTVPTEGPSSIAPTEGPASTVLTEGPTSTEGPTSIAPTEDPASTVPTEGPSSIAPTEGPASTVLTEGPTSTEGPTSIAPTEGPASTVPTEGPTSTAPTEGPESTVPTEGPTSTGPTKGPSSTMPTEGPTSTALTEGPTSTVPTEGSASTVPTEGPTSTAPTEGTSGTVPTEGPTSTAPTEGPASTLLREGHTSTAPTEGPESTVPTEGPTSTGTTKGPSETVPNEGPTSTAPTEDPASTVPTEGPASTVPTEGPTSTAPTEGPTSSVPTKGSASTVLTEGLTNTAPTEGPASTVPTEGPTSTAPTEGTSGTVPTEGLTSTAPTEGHASTLVREGHTSTAPKEGPRSTVPTEGPTSTAPTKCPSVTVQNEGPSTASREDPTSTVPAEYSVTETTTKAQNENPKELSSVKVLRSTPAPNKTPSSPVPVKPTKNPTRPSMEKNDKSEQKDTHNDPSGIATIRPAEKPLNATSDKNGKTDSIKDYQADDYDTNLCSGRPISGLTTLRNGTIVVFRGHYFWTLDKHRNPDPPQLITSVWGIPSPIDTVYTSCNCQGKTYFFKGKNYWKFENAVMDSGFPKPISTDFGQIGHITAALPIPKYRSRKESVIFFKRGGMAQKYTYQITPNCGTKTRIPMLTVRTRARRQAAAALGQVINISKTWRGFPTMVTSAVSVPSRVKEGYKYYVFTQNNYYSIKMEGERPVILKPATGPKENSATSFFKCPETQKN; encoded by the exons ATGGCTACATATTTGTCCTTAGTGCTGCTATTTGCATATGCCTCCACAAGCTCTTCAGATCAAA ATGCAAGCACCATGCTCCCTGCTGATGAGAATCCAAAAGAAGGTCCATCAAGCGTAGCACCAACAGAAGGTCTGACTAGCACAGCACTAACAGAAGGTCCTGCAAGCACAGTGGCAAAAGAAGGTCCTACTACCACTGCACCAACAGAAGGTCCTGCAAGTACAGTGCCAACACAAGGTCCTTCAGGGATAGTGTCAACAGAAGTTCGTACTAGCACAGCACCAACAGAAGTTCCTGCAAGCACAGCACCAACAGAAGGTCCTGCAAGCACAAAAGGGCCTGCAAGCACAGTGCCAACAGAAGGTCCTACTAGCAAAGGGCCAACCAAAGGTACTTCAGAGACAATGCCAACAGAAGGTCCTACTAGCATAGCACCAACAGAAGGTCTTGCAAGCACAGCGTTAACAGGAGGTCCTACTAGCACAGTGCCAACAGAAGGTCCTACTAGCACAGCACCAACAGAAGGTCTTTCAGGGAAAGTGCCAACAGAAGGTCATACTAGCACAGCATCAACAGAAGGTCCTGCAAGCACAGCGCCAACAGAAGATCCTGCAAGCACAGAAGGTCCTACAAGCACAGTGCCAACCGAAGGTTCTACTAGCATAGCACCAACAGAAGGTCCTGTAAGCACAATGCCAACAGAAGATCCTGCAAGCACAGAAGGTCCTGCAAGCACATTGCCAACAGAAGGTCCTTCTAGCATAGATCCAATGGAAGGTCCTGCAAGCACAGTGCTAACAGGAGGTCCTACTAGCACAGCACCAACAGAAGGTCCTGCAAGCACAGTGCTAACAGAAGGTCCTTCTAGCATAGCACCAACAGAAGGTCCTGCAAGCACAGTGCTAACAGAAGGTCCTACTAGCACAGAAGGTCCTACTAGCATAGCACCAACAGAAGATCCTGCAAGCACAGTGCCAACAGAAGGTCCTTCTAGCATAGCACCAACAGAAGGTCCTGCAAGCACAGTGCTAACAGAAGGTCCTACTAGCACAGAAGGTCCTACTAGCATAGCACCAACAGAAGATCCTGCAAGCACAGTGCCAACAGAAGGTCCTTCTAGCATAGCACCAACAGAAGGTCCTGCAAGCACAGTGCTAACAGAAGGTCCTACTAGCACAGAAGGTCCTACTAGCATAGCACCAACAGAAGATCCTGCAAGCACAGTGCCAACAGAAGGTCCTTCTAGCATAGCACCAACAGAAGGTCCTGCAAGCACAGTGCTAACAGAAGGTCCTACTAGCACAGAAGGTCCTACTAGCATAGCACCAACAGAAGGTCCTGCAAGCACAGTGCCAACAGAAGGTCCTACTAGCACAGCACCAACAGAAGGTCCTGAAAGCACAGTGCCAACAGAAGGTCCTACTAGCACAGGGCCAACCAAAGGTCCTTCAAGCACAATGCCAACAGAAGGTCCTACTAGCACAGCACTAACAGAAGGTCCTACTAGCACAGTACCAACAGAAGGTTCTGCAAGCACAGTGCCAACAGAAGGCCCTACTAGCACAGCGCCAACCGAAGGAACTTCAGGGACAGTGCCAACAGAAGGTCCTACTAGCACAGCACCAACAGAAGGTCCTGCAAGCACATTGCTAAGAGAAGGTCATACTAGCACAGCACCAACAGAAGGTCCTGAAAGCACAGTGCCAACAGAAGGTCCTACTAGCACAGGGACAACCAAAGGTCCTTCAGAGACAGTGCCAAATGAAGGTCCTACTAGCACAGCACCAACAGAAGATCCTGCAAGCACAGTGCCAACAGAAGGTCCTGCAAGCACAGTGCCGACAGAAGGTCCTACTAGCACAGCACCAACAGAAGGTCCTACTAGCTCAGTACCAACAAAAGGTTCTGCAAGCACAGTGCTGACAGAAGGTCTTACTAACACAGCACCAACAGAAGGTCCTGCAAGCACAGTGCCAACAGAAGGCCCTACTAGCACAGCGCCAACCGAAGGAACTTCAGGGACAGTGCCAACAGAAGGTCTGACTAGCACAGCACCAACAGAAGGTCATGCAAGCACATTGGTAAGAGAAGGTCATACTAGCACAGCACCAAAAGAAGGTCCTAGAAGCACAGTGCCAACCGAAGGTCCTACTAGCACAGCGCCAACCAAATGTCCTTCAGTGACAGTACAAAATGAAGGTCCTAGCACAGCATCAAGAGAAGATCCTACTAGCACAGTACCAGCAGAATATTCTGTCACTGAAACGACTACCAAGGCACAGAATGAAAACCCAAAGGAACTCTCATCTGTCAAGGTCCTTAGATCTACCCCTGCTCCAAATAAGACACCATCCTCTCCTGTTCCAGTGAAACCAACAAAAAATCCTACTCGACCTAGTATGGAGAAGAATGACAAATCTGAACAAAAGGACACTCACAATGATCCTAGTGGCATTGCTACAATCAGACCAGCAGAAAAACCTCTTAATGCTACCTCAGACAAGAATGGCAAAACAGATAGTATTAAAGATTATCAAGCTG ATGATTATGACACTAACCTCTGCAGTGGTCGTCCAATCAGTGGTTTGACAACTCTCAGAAATGGTACCATTGTGGTGTTCAGAG GACATTATTTTTGGACACTGGACAAACATAGAAATCCTGATCCACCTCAGTTAATTACAAGTGTGTGGGGAATTCCATCTCCCATCGACACGGTTTACACCAGCTGCAACTGCCAGGGCAAAACCTACTTCTTCAAG GGAAAGAACTACTGGAAGTTTGAGAATGCTGTGATGGATTCTGGCTTTCCCAAACCCATCAGCACAGACTTTGGACAGATTGGTCATATCACAGCTGCTTTACCTATACCTAAGTACAGAAGCAGAAAAGAGTCTGTAATCTTCTTCAAAAGAG GTGGGATGGCGCAAAAGTACACATATCAGATTACTCCAAATTGTGGGACAAAGACAAGAATTCCTATGCTGACAGTGAGGACGAGAGCCAGACGACAAGCTG CTGCAGCTCTGGGTCAAGTGATCAATATCTCAAAGACCTGGAGGGGATTTCCGACCATGGTGACCTCAGCTGTGTCTGTACCCTCAAGGGTGAAAGAGGGATACAAGTATTATGTATTCACTCAAA ACAATTATTACAGCATCAAAATGGAAGGAGAAAGACCAGTGATCCTCAAACCTGCTACAGGTCCAAAGGAAAACTCTGCAACCAGCTTCTTTAAATGCCCAGAAACCCAGAAAAACTGA